Proteins from one Hoplias malabaricus isolate fHopMal1 chromosome 2, fHopMal1.hap1, whole genome shotgun sequence genomic window:
- the golga2 gene encoding golgin subfamily A member 2 isoform X1, which translates to MADQSRQIKLAAAKKKLKEFQQKSTPSTVSTGPKKKRKVKGGNQTDATSTDRNSPDQIENILNVMVSDLSLTNGVALPPLVNSQDHGDVSARDSPVCQMQEDAPSAEADRCSPVSNPSTATNSESLAENTAMKNYDPDANGDELSLDEKRLSTTESLRQLSQQLNGLLSESQSSYVNGDSGPLPLSERELETRNQELAAALDSSTLTNSQLTAKIETLTKQSHELSEQLQKERKDFEQKFVKEQGAMREQLQVHIQTIGILVSEKSELQTALSYTQQAARQKTGEAEELNNRLQASKQRVSELERTLSTLSTQQKQFERNNKELEKERDTLRLEVFRLNNVGEEMKQQSSELAEQLKLKVNENSTLSLELDDLRKRLEMADVMLQQFSSQSGPPSEHQHVQLLLEEKHQLEVHTAQLMESIAQLQRERDRYAEQIQEEGRVWKDKTEQLLSQVSLMSEERDRNSAQIQELMEEITELKNTAARFQEQETRAASQSSGPSERELALGESLQTLQQEREALSLQYQAQVHDNEQLSRLLQEQEARLEELESQAERTAEEAQDKLRILEDVQSDKATISRALTQNRELKDQLAELQNGFVKLTNENMELTSALQSEQHIKKEIARKMGQLQEDLHNAKEQLMEKAQECSSILEQRDQYLAHLQQYSAAYQQLTTEREHLHKQFLQQTQLMDRLQHDEVQGKVQLEQSQLYLQQAQERLDQLAKDNEQLKTEVQELLNSSALNTSLRDQGDGVESHIIPESFQKSSIAIPEDFESREEMEDFLHSALSRLEEERDEVIRRLEEERRMHQAALHQVAAMSYEHQHHSTCSETGHSEGVPVEVHEALRVAMEKLQDRFTGLMQDKADLKERVDELEHRCIQLSGETDTIGEYIALYQNQRAIMKQRHLEKEQYISILAKDKEEMKAKLAELQDLVMRLVGERNEWYTRYMSAIHNPDLLSAEQDFVNPAEQHMELNSVDGSASMDMSSAVELSPDSEARTESVPEAHSERLDPPLSPSLRPREDGTARQIMQLLQEIQNPQARPSPPLMGENPCIPFFYRPDENDEVKIMVV; encoded by the exons ATGGCCGACCAGAGCAGACAAATTAAACTCGCTGCAGCGAAGAAAAAG CTGAAAGAGTTTCAGCAGAAGTCCACCCCGTCCACGGTTAGCACTGGGCcgaaaaagaagaggaaagtgAAGGGAGGAAACCAGACAGATGCAACTTCTACCGACAGAAACTCACCAGACCAG ATTGAGAATATTCTGAATGTTATGGTGTCTGATCTTAGTCTGACTAATGGAGTAGCTCTTCCTCCATTGGTCAACAGTCAG GACCATGGTGATGTGAGTGCTAGGGACTCCCCGGTCTGTCAGATGCAGGAGGATGCTCCAAGTGCTGAAGCTGACCGCTGCTCGCCTGTGTCTAACCCCTCCACTGCTACTAACTCAGAGTCTCTCGCTGAGAACACTGCCATGAAG AACTATGACCCTGATGCCAATGGTGATGAACTTTCTCTGGATGAAAAAAG GTTGTCGACAACTGAGAGTCTGAGGCAGCTTTCTCAGCAGCTCAATGGCCTTCTGTCTGAG tcacagTCGTCATATGTCAATGGCGATAGTGGGCCATTGCCCCTCAGTGAGAGAGAACTGGAG ACTCGAAACCAGGAGCTGGCAGCCGCTCTGGACTCCAGCACTCTAACAAACTCCCAGCTCACTGCAAAGATAGAGACACTG ACGAAGCAGTCTCACGAGCTGTCAGAACAGCTGCAGAAG gaaCGGAAGGACTTTGAGCAGAAATTTGTTAAAGAACAAGGAGCTATGCGGGAACAACTtcag GTTCATATACAGACTATTGGGATTCTGGTGTCGGAGAAATCAGAGCTGCAGACTGCCTTGTCTTACACACAGCAAGCAGCCCGGCAAAAGACAG GAGAAGCAGAGGAGCTGAATAATCGTCTGCAGGCCAGCAAACAGAGAGTATCAGAGCTGGAGAGAACTTTGTCCACGCTGTCCACACAGCAGAAACAGTTTGAAAGG AATAATAAAGaactggagaaagagagagacacactgcGGCTGGAAGTCTTTAGATTAAA TAATGTCGGTGAAGAGATGAAGCAGCAGAGCTCAGAATTAGCTGAACAACTCAAACTGAAAGTAAATGAGAACAGCACTTTAAGTCTGGAACTGGACGACCTCCGCAAACGACTGGAAATGGCCGATGTTATGCTTCAACAG TTCTCGAGTCAGTCAGGTCCCCCCTCTGAGCACCAGCATGTTCAACTTCTCCTGGAAGAGAAGCATCAGCTTGAGGTTCACAcagctcag CTGATGGAGTCTATAGCAcagttgcagagagaaagagaccgaTACGCAGAACAGATACAAGAGGAGGGCAGAGTGTGGAAGGATAAGACGGAACAGCTTCTGTCTCAG GTGTCGTTGATGTCAGAGGAAAGGGACAGGAATTCTGCTCAGATCCAGGAGCTGATGGAAGAGATCACAGAGCTAAAGAACACCGCAG CTCGGTTTCAGGAGCAGGAGACTCGGGCAGCGTCTCAATCCTCCGGGCCGTCTGAGAGAGAGTTGGCCCTGGGGGAGAGTCTCCAAACCCTGCAGCAGGAGAGAGAGGCTCTCAGTCTTCAGTACCAAGCACAG GTTCATGATAATGAGCAGCTGAGTCGGCTGTTGCAGGAGCAGGAAGCCCggctggaggagctggagagtCAGGCAGAGCGAACGGCTGAAGAGGCTCAAGATAAGCTACGCATCCTGGAAGATGTTCAGAGCGACAAGGCCACCATTAGCCGAGCCCTGACTCAGAACCGTGAGCTCAAAGACCAGCTGGCAGAGCTGCAGAATGGCTTTGTCAAGTTG ACCAATGAGAACATGGAGCTCACTAGTGCACTGCAGTCAGAGCAGCATATAAAAAAGGAGATAGCTCGCAAGATGGGCCAGCTTCAGGAGGACCTTCACAACGCCAAAGAACAG CTAATGGAGAAAGCACAGGAGTGTTCATCCATCCTGGAGCAGCGAGATCAGTATCTGGCCCATTTGCAACAGTACTCTGCTGCCTATCAGCAGTTAACCACTGAGCGGGAACATCTTCACAAGCAGTTCCTGCAGCAGACACAGCTAATGGACCGGCTACAGCACGATGAAGTGCAGGGCAAAGTGCAGCTTGAGCAGAGCCAGTTATACTTGCAGCAGGCTCAG GAGAGGCTTGACCAGCTGGCCAAGGATAATGAGCAGCTGAAAACAGAAGTTCAGGAGCTTCTAAACAGCTCTGCTTTAAATACATCACTCAGGGACCAAG GTGATGGAGTGGAAAGCCATATAATTCCAGAAAGCTTCCAGAAATCATCTATAGCCATCCCTGAGGATTTTGAATCCAGAGAAGAAATG GAAGATTTCCTGCATTCTGCTCTATCCCGTCTGGAAGAAGAGAGGGACGAAGTTATTCGTAGactggaagaagagagaaggaTGCACCAAGCTGCTCTACACCAGGTGGCAGCCATGAGCTACGAGCACCAACACCACAGCACATGTTCAGAAACAG GACACTCAGAGGGTGTTCCAGTGGAGGTGCACGAGGCACTGCGTGTTGCCATGGAGAAGCTTCAGGACCGTTTTACAGGACTGATGCAAGACAAGGCAGACCTGAAAGAGAGGGTGGATGAGCTGGAGCACCGCTGCATTCAGCTGTCTGGAGAGACCGACACCATTG GTGAATACATTGCTCTGTATCAAAACCAGAGAGCCATCATGAAGCAGAGACATCTAGAGAAAGAGCAGTATATCAGCATACTGGCAAAGGACAAAGAAGAAATGAAG GCCAAGCTGGCGGAGCTGCAGGACCTGGTGATGCGTTTGGTCGGAGAGAGGAATGAGTGGTACACCCGGTACATGAGCGCTATCCATAATCCTGACCTCCTTTCTGCTGAGCAGGACTTTGTCAACCcagcagagcaacatatggagcTCAATTCTGTGGATGGCTCAG CTTCCATGGACATGAGCTCAGCTGTAGAATTATCTCCAGACTCTGAGGCCAGGACAGAGTCTGTACCTGAGGCACATTCTGAGAGACTGGATCCCCCTCTCAGCCCCTCACTGAGACCCCGGGAGGACGGCACAGCTCGGCAAATCATGCAGCTCCTGCAGGAGATCCAAAACCCTCAGGCCCGTCCCTCTCCCCCACTCATGGGAGAAAACCCCTGCATCCCCTTCTTCTATAGGCCAGACGAGAACGATGAAGTCAAGATCATGGTGGTCTAA
- the golga2 gene encoding golgin subfamily A member 2 isoform X3: MADQSRQIKLAAAKKKLKEFQQKSTPSTVSTGPKKKRKVKGGNQTDATSTDRNSPDQIENILNVMVSDLSLTNGVALPPLVNSQDHGDVSARDSPVCQMQEDAPSAEADRCSPVSNPSTATNSESLAENTAMKNYDPDANGDELSLDEKRLSTTESLRQLSQQLNGLLSESQSSYVNGDSGPLPLSERELETKQSHELSEQLQKERKDFEQKFVKEQGAMREQLQVHIQTIGILVSEKSELQTALSYTQQAARQKTGEAEELNNRLQASKQRVSELERTLSTLSTQQKQFERNNKELEKERDTLRLEVFRLNNVGEEMKQQSSELAEQLKLKVNENSTLSLELDDLRKRLEMADVMLQQFSSQSGPPSEHQHVQLLLEEKHQLEVHTAQLMESIAQLQRERDRYAEQIQEEGRVWKDKTEQLLSQVSLMSEERDRNSAQIQELMEEITELKNTAARFQEQETRAASQSSGPSERELALGESLQTLQQEREALSLQYQAQVHDNEQLSRLLQEQEARLEELESQAERTAEEAQDKLRILEDVQSDKATISRALTQNRELKDQLAELQNGFVKLTNENMELTSALQSEQHIKKEIARKMGQLQEDLHNAKEQLMEKAQECSSILEQRDQYLAHLQQYSAAYQQLTTEREHLHKQFLQQTQLMDRLQHDEVQGKVQLEQSQLYLQQAQERLDQLAKDNEQLKTEVQELLNSSALNTSLRDQGDGVESHIIPESFQKSSIAIPEDFESREEMEDFLHSALSRLEEERDEVIRRLEEERRMHQAALHQVAAMSYEHQHHSTCSETGHSEGVPVEVHEALRVAMEKLQDRFTGLMQDKADLKERVDELEHRCIQLSGETDTIGEYIALYQNQRAIMKQRHLEKEQYISILAKDKEEMKAKLAELQDLVMRLVGERNEWYTRYMSAIHNPDLLSAEQDFVNPAEQHMELNSVDGSASMDMSSAVELSPDSEARTESVPEAHSERLDPPLSPSLRPREDGTARQIMQLLQEIQNPQARPSPPLMGENPCIPFFYRPDENDEVKIMVV, from the exons ATGGCCGACCAGAGCAGACAAATTAAACTCGCTGCAGCGAAGAAAAAG CTGAAAGAGTTTCAGCAGAAGTCCACCCCGTCCACGGTTAGCACTGGGCcgaaaaagaagaggaaagtgAAGGGAGGAAACCAGACAGATGCAACTTCTACCGACAGAAACTCACCAGACCAG ATTGAGAATATTCTGAATGTTATGGTGTCTGATCTTAGTCTGACTAATGGAGTAGCTCTTCCTCCATTGGTCAACAGTCAG GACCATGGTGATGTGAGTGCTAGGGACTCCCCGGTCTGTCAGATGCAGGAGGATGCTCCAAGTGCTGAAGCTGACCGCTGCTCGCCTGTGTCTAACCCCTCCACTGCTACTAACTCAGAGTCTCTCGCTGAGAACACTGCCATGAAG AACTATGACCCTGATGCCAATGGTGATGAACTTTCTCTGGATGAAAAAAG GTTGTCGACAACTGAGAGTCTGAGGCAGCTTTCTCAGCAGCTCAATGGCCTTCTGTCTGAG tcacagTCGTCATATGTCAATGGCGATAGTGGGCCATTGCCCCTCAGTGAGAGAGAACTGGAG ACGAAGCAGTCTCACGAGCTGTCAGAACAGCTGCAGAAG gaaCGGAAGGACTTTGAGCAGAAATTTGTTAAAGAACAAGGAGCTATGCGGGAACAACTtcag GTTCATATACAGACTATTGGGATTCTGGTGTCGGAGAAATCAGAGCTGCAGACTGCCTTGTCTTACACACAGCAAGCAGCCCGGCAAAAGACAG GAGAAGCAGAGGAGCTGAATAATCGTCTGCAGGCCAGCAAACAGAGAGTATCAGAGCTGGAGAGAACTTTGTCCACGCTGTCCACACAGCAGAAACAGTTTGAAAGG AATAATAAAGaactggagaaagagagagacacactgcGGCTGGAAGTCTTTAGATTAAA TAATGTCGGTGAAGAGATGAAGCAGCAGAGCTCAGAATTAGCTGAACAACTCAAACTGAAAGTAAATGAGAACAGCACTTTAAGTCTGGAACTGGACGACCTCCGCAAACGACTGGAAATGGCCGATGTTATGCTTCAACAG TTCTCGAGTCAGTCAGGTCCCCCCTCTGAGCACCAGCATGTTCAACTTCTCCTGGAAGAGAAGCATCAGCTTGAGGTTCACAcagctcag CTGATGGAGTCTATAGCAcagttgcagagagaaagagaccgaTACGCAGAACAGATACAAGAGGAGGGCAGAGTGTGGAAGGATAAGACGGAACAGCTTCTGTCTCAG GTGTCGTTGATGTCAGAGGAAAGGGACAGGAATTCTGCTCAGATCCAGGAGCTGATGGAAGAGATCACAGAGCTAAAGAACACCGCAG CTCGGTTTCAGGAGCAGGAGACTCGGGCAGCGTCTCAATCCTCCGGGCCGTCTGAGAGAGAGTTGGCCCTGGGGGAGAGTCTCCAAACCCTGCAGCAGGAGAGAGAGGCTCTCAGTCTTCAGTACCAAGCACAG GTTCATGATAATGAGCAGCTGAGTCGGCTGTTGCAGGAGCAGGAAGCCCggctggaggagctggagagtCAGGCAGAGCGAACGGCTGAAGAGGCTCAAGATAAGCTACGCATCCTGGAAGATGTTCAGAGCGACAAGGCCACCATTAGCCGAGCCCTGACTCAGAACCGTGAGCTCAAAGACCAGCTGGCAGAGCTGCAGAATGGCTTTGTCAAGTTG ACCAATGAGAACATGGAGCTCACTAGTGCACTGCAGTCAGAGCAGCATATAAAAAAGGAGATAGCTCGCAAGATGGGCCAGCTTCAGGAGGACCTTCACAACGCCAAAGAACAG CTAATGGAGAAAGCACAGGAGTGTTCATCCATCCTGGAGCAGCGAGATCAGTATCTGGCCCATTTGCAACAGTACTCTGCTGCCTATCAGCAGTTAACCACTGAGCGGGAACATCTTCACAAGCAGTTCCTGCAGCAGACACAGCTAATGGACCGGCTACAGCACGATGAAGTGCAGGGCAAAGTGCAGCTTGAGCAGAGCCAGTTATACTTGCAGCAGGCTCAG GAGAGGCTTGACCAGCTGGCCAAGGATAATGAGCAGCTGAAAACAGAAGTTCAGGAGCTTCTAAACAGCTCTGCTTTAAATACATCACTCAGGGACCAAG GTGATGGAGTGGAAAGCCATATAATTCCAGAAAGCTTCCAGAAATCATCTATAGCCATCCCTGAGGATTTTGAATCCAGAGAAGAAATG GAAGATTTCCTGCATTCTGCTCTATCCCGTCTGGAAGAAGAGAGGGACGAAGTTATTCGTAGactggaagaagagagaaggaTGCACCAAGCTGCTCTACACCAGGTGGCAGCCATGAGCTACGAGCACCAACACCACAGCACATGTTCAGAAACAG GACACTCAGAGGGTGTTCCAGTGGAGGTGCACGAGGCACTGCGTGTTGCCATGGAGAAGCTTCAGGACCGTTTTACAGGACTGATGCAAGACAAGGCAGACCTGAAAGAGAGGGTGGATGAGCTGGAGCACCGCTGCATTCAGCTGTCTGGAGAGACCGACACCATTG GTGAATACATTGCTCTGTATCAAAACCAGAGAGCCATCATGAAGCAGAGACATCTAGAGAAAGAGCAGTATATCAGCATACTGGCAAAGGACAAAGAAGAAATGAAG GCCAAGCTGGCGGAGCTGCAGGACCTGGTGATGCGTTTGGTCGGAGAGAGGAATGAGTGGTACACCCGGTACATGAGCGCTATCCATAATCCTGACCTCCTTTCTGCTGAGCAGGACTTTGTCAACCcagcagagcaacatatggagcTCAATTCTGTGGATGGCTCAG CTTCCATGGACATGAGCTCAGCTGTAGAATTATCTCCAGACTCTGAGGCCAGGACAGAGTCTGTACCTGAGGCACATTCTGAGAGACTGGATCCCCCTCTCAGCCCCTCACTGAGACCCCGGGAGGACGGCACAGCTCGGCAAATCATGCAGCTCCTGCAGGAGATCCAAAACCCTCAGGCCCGTCCCTCTCCCCCACTCATGGGAGAAAACCCCTGCATCCCCTTCTTCTATAGGCCAGACGAGAACGATGAAGTCAAGATCATGGTGGTCTAA
- the golga2 gene encoding golgin subfamily A member 2 isoform X5 has protein sequence MADQSRQIKLAAAKKKLKEFQQKSTPSTVSTGPKKKRKVKGGNQTDATSTDRNSPDQNYDPDANGDELSLDEKRLSTTESLRQLSQQLNGLLSESQSSYVNGDSGPLPLSERELETRNQELAAALDSSTLTNSQLTAKIETLTKQSHELSEQLQKERKDFEQKFVKEQGAMREQLQVHIQTIGILVSEKSELQTALSYTQQAARQKTGEAEELNNRLQASKQRVSELERTLSTLSTQQKQFERNNKELEKERDTLRLEVFRLNNVGEEMKQQSSELAEQLKLKVNENSTLSLELDDLRKRLEMADVMLQQFSSQSGPPSEHQHVQLLLEEKHQLEVHTAQLMESIAQLQRERDRYAEQIQEEGRVWKDKTEQLLSQVSLMSEERDRNSAQIQELMEEITELKNTAARFQEQETRAASQSSGPSERELALGESLQTLQQEREALSLQYQAQVHDNEQLSRLLQEQEARLEELESQAERTAEEAQDKLRILEDVQSDKATISRALTQNRELKDQLAELQNGFVKLTNENMELTSALQSEQHIKKEIARKMGQLQEDLHNAKEQLMEKAQECSSILEQRDQYLAHLQQYSAAYQQLTTEREHLHKQFLQQTQLMDRLQHDEVQGKVQLEQSQLYLQQAQERLDQLAKDNEQLKTEVQELLNSSALNTSLRDQGDGVESHIIPESFQKSSIAIPEDFESREEMEDFLHSALSRLEEERDEVIRRLEEERRMHQAALHQVAAMSYEHQHHSTCSETGHSEGVPVEVHEALRVAMEKLQDRFTGLMQDKADLKERVDELEHRCIQLSGETDTIGEYIALYQNQRAIMKQRHLEKEQYISILAKDKEEMKAKLAELQDLVMRLVGERNEWYTRYMSAIHNPDLLSAEQDFVNPAEQHMELNSVDGSASMDMSSAVELSPDSEARTESVPEAHSERLDPPLSPSLRPREDGTARQIMQLLQEIQNPQARPSPPLMGENPCIPFFYRPDENDEVKIMVV, from the exons ATGGCCGACCAGAGCAGACAAATTAAACTCGCTGCAGCGAAGAAAAAG CTGAAAGAGTTTCAGCAGAAGTCCACCCCGTCCACGGTTAGCACTGGGCcgaaaaagaagaggaaagtgAAGGGAGGAAACCAGACAGATGCAACTTCTACCGACAGAAACTCACCAGACCAG AACTATGACCCTGATGCCAATGGTGATGAACTTTCTCTGGATGAAAAAAG GTTGTCGACAACTGAGAGTCTGAGGCAGCTTTCTCAGCAGCTCAATGGCCTTCTGTCTGAG tcacagTCGTCATATGTCAATGGCGATAGTGGGCCATTGCCCCTCAGTGAGAGAGAACTGGAG ACTCGAAACCAGGAGCTGGCAGCCGCTCTGGACTCCAGCACTCTAACAAACTCCCAGCTCACTGCAAAGATAGAGACACTG ACGAAGCAGTCTCACGAGCTGTCAGAACAGCTGCAGAAG gaaCGGAAGGACTTTGAGCAGAAATTTGTTAAAGAACAAGGAGCTATGCGGGAACAACTtcag GTTCATATACAGACTATTGGGATTCTGGTGTCGGAGAAATCAGAGCTGCAGACTGCCTTGTCTTACACACAGCAAGCAGCCCGGCAAAAGACAG GAGAAGCAGAGGAGCTGAATAATCGTCTGCAGGCCAGCAAACAGAGAGTATCAGAGCTGGAGAGAACTTTGTCCACGCTGTCCACACAGCAGAAACAGTTTGAAAGG AATAATAAAGaactggagaaagagagagacacactgcGGCTGGAAGTCTTTAGATTAAA TAATGTCGGTGAAGAGATGAAGCAGCAGAGCTCAGAATTAGCTGAACAACTCAAACTGAAAGTAAATGAGAACAGCACTTTAAGTCTGGAACTGGACGACCTCCGCAAACGACTGGAAATGGCCGATGTTATGCTTCAACAG TTCTCGAGTCAGTCAGGTCCCCCCTCTGAGCACCAGCATGTTCAACTTCTCCTGGAAGAGAAGCATCAGCTTGAGGTTCACAcagctcag CTGATGGAGTCTATAGCAcagttgcagagagaaagagaccgaTACGCAGAACAGATACAAGAGGAGGGCAGAGTGTGGAAGGATAAGACGGAACAGCTTCTGTCTCAG GTGTCGTTGATGTCAGAGGAAAGGGACAGGAATTCTGCTCAGATCCAGGAGCTGATGGAAGAGATCACAGAGCTAAAGAACACCGCAG CTCGGTTTCAGGAGCAGGAGACTCGGGCAGCGTCTCAATCCTCCGGGCCGTCTGAGAGAGAGTTGGCCCTGGGGGAGAGTCTCCAAACCCTGCAGCAGGAGAGAGAGGCTCTCAGTCTTCAGTACCAAGCACAG GTTCATGATAATGAGCAGCTGAGTCGGCTGTTGCAGGAGCAGGAAGCCCggctggaggagctggagagtCAGGCAGAGCGAACGGCTGAAGAGGCTCAAGATAAGCTACGCATCCTGGAAGATGTTCAGAGCGACAAGGCCACCATTAGCCGAGCCCTGACTCAGAACCGTGAGCTCAAAGACCAGCTGGCAGAGCTGCAGAATGGCTTTGTCAAGTTG ACCAATGAGAACATGGAGCTCACTAGTGCACTGCAGTCAGAGCAGCATATAAAAAAGGAGATAGCTCGCAAGATGGGCCAGCTTCAGGAGGACCTTCACAACGCCAAAGAACAG CTAATGGAGAAAGCACAGGAGTGTTCATCCATCCTGGAGCAGCGAGATCAGTATCTGGCCCATTTGCAACAGTACTCTGCTGCCTATCAGCAGTTAACCACTGAGCGGGAACATCTTCACAAGCAGTTCCTGCAGCAGACACAGCTAATGGACCGGCTACAGCACGATGAAGTGCAGGGCAAAGTGCAGCTTGAGCAGAGCCAGTTATACTTGCAGCAGGCTCAG GAGAGGCTTGACCAGCTGGCCAAGGATAATGAGCAGCTGAAAACAGAAGTTCAGGAGCTTCTAAACAGCTCTGCTTTAAATACATCACTCAGGGACCAAG GTGATGGAGTGGAAAGCCATATAATTCCAGAAAGCTTCCAGAAATCATCTATAGCCATCCCTGAGGATTTTGAATCCAGAGAAGAAATG GAAGATTTCCTGCATTCTGCTCTATCCCGTCTGGAAGAAGAGAGGGACGAAGTTATTCGTAGactggaagaagagagaaggaTGCACCAAGCTGCTCTACACCAGGTGGCAGCCATGAGCTACGAGCACCAACACCACAGCACATGTTCAGAAACAG GACACTCAGAGGGTGTTCCAGTGGAGGTGCACGAGGCACTGCGTGTTGCCATGGAGAAGCTTCAGGACCGTTTTACAGGACTGATGCAAGACAAGGCAGACCTGAAAGAGAGGGTGGATGAGCTGGAGCACCGCTGCATTCAGCTGTCTGGAGAGACCGACACCATTG GTGAATACATTGCTCTGTATCAAAACCAGAGAGCCATCATGAAGCAGAGACATCTAGAGAAAGAGCAGTATATCAGCATACTGGCAAAGGACAAAGAAGAAATGAAG GCCAAGCTGGCGGAGCTGCAGGACCTGGTGATGCGTTTGGTCGGAGAGAGGAATGAGTGGTACACCCGGTACATGAGCGCTATCCATAATCCTGACCTCCTTTCTGCTGAGCAGGACTTTGTCAACCcagcagagcaacatatggagcTCAATTCTGTGGATGGCTCAG CTTCCATGGACATGAGCTCAGCTGTAGAATTATCTCCAGACTCTGAGGCCAGGACAGAGTCTGTACCTGAGGCACATTCTGAGAGACTGGATCCCCCTCTCAGCCCCTCACTGAGACCCCGGGAGGACGGCACAGCTCGGCAAATCATGCAGCTCCTGCAGGAGATCCAAAACCCTCAGGCCCGTCCCTCTCCCCCACTCATGGGAGAAAACCCCTGCATCCCCTTCTTCTATAGGCCAGACGAGAACGATGAAGTCAAGATCATGGTGGTCTAA